One segment of Primulina tabacum isolate GXHZ01 chromosome 14, ASM2559414v2, whole genome shotgun sequence DNA contains the following:
- the LOC142523724 gene encoding uncharacterized protein LOC142523724, whose amino-acid sequence MTQEEADDANEVVSGTILIQSVPAYALFDCGATHSFMSKRFAKKLGRKPDKLTEPLRIATPTNRAVETDETYRDCKISISDQTFSADLIQLIMVDFDVILGMDWLARNSAIVDCKGKRVKLLTAEQKEVVFHGKSKEQKLLLSAAQAWRAMKSGGDIYLAMVSEIKEEAELKLEDIPIVREFPNVFPEGLSGAVPDREVEFEINLVPGAAPISKAPYRMALSELKELKEQLQELLDKRYPLPRIDDLFDQLKGAAVFSKLDLRTAFMDLMNRVFKPFLDQFIVVFIDDILVYSPDESSHEEHLHLALQTLRENKLYAKFSKCEFWLWSVSFLRHVISRAGVSVDPRKVEAITEWQRSKNATDIRSFLGLAGYYRKFVEGFSSIAVPLMKLTQKNSKFIWDKDCEESFQTLKKKLASTPVLIFPAENKDFTIYSDASKDSLGCETVKLNQDRDPVLTKHKEQVREGKSLDHQIDDKGILRMKGRLCVPDSDNLRQEIMAEAHKSKFSIHPGSTKMYRDLKNSF is encoded by the exons ATGACTCAGGAAGAGGCCGACGACGCAAATGAAGTCGTGTCAGGTACCATTCTAATTCAATCAGTACCTGCCTATGCATTATTTGACTGTGGTGCTACACATTCCtttatgtctaagagatttgctaagaagctAGGACGTAAGCCCGATAAGCTAACTGAACCTCTCCGAATAGCCACACCTACTAATAGAGCAGTTGAAACGGACGAGACTTACAGAGATTGTAAAATCAGTATTAGTGATCAGACTTTTAGCGCCGATTTGATACAGTTGATCATGGTCGATTTCGATGTAATcttaggaatggattggttagcaagaAACAGTGCAATAGTAGATTGTAAGGGGAAGAGAGTCAAACTCCTAACCGCAGAACAGAAAGAAGTCGTGTTTCATGGTAAATCCAAGGAACAGAAGTTGCTACTTTCCGCAGCACAAGCTTGGAGAGCCATGAAATCCGGAGGAGACATCTACCTAGCAATGGTCAGCGAAATAAAAGAGGAAGCCGAGCTGAAACTGGAGGACATCCCTATAGTAAGAGAGTTCCCAAATGTTTTTCCAGAAGGACTCTCGGGGGCGGTCCCGGACCGCGAAGTGGAGTTCGAGATCAATCTGGTTCCCGGTGCTgcaccaatctctaaggcaccttaTAGAATGGCACTATCCGAACTCAAGGAACTGAAagaacaactccaagaattgctagataaAAG GTACCCCCTACCTCGGATAGACGATCTGTTTGATCAGCTTAAAGGAGCCGCCGTATTTTCTAAATTGGATCTGAGGacag cattcatggatctgatgaacagaGTATTCAAGCCATTCTTGGATCAATTCatagtggtattcatcgacgatatcctCGTCTATTCTCCTGACGAGTCGAGCCATGAAGAGCACCTTCACCTTGCTCTGCAGACCTTAAGAGAGAATAAGCTCTATGCtaaattcagcaagtgtgaattctggctatGGAGTGTGTCATTTCTGAGACATGTGATCTCGAGAGCAGGAGTGTCAGTGGATCCAAGGAAAGTAGAGGCGATTACCGAGTGGCAGAGATCTAAGAATGCCACCGACATCAGGAGCTTCCTTGGATTGGCAGGTTACTACCGGAAGTTTGTCGAAGGGTTCTCCTCGATAGCCGTACCACTGATGAAACTCACACAGAAAAATTCTAAATTCATCTGGGATAAGGATTGCGAGGAGAGTTTCCAGACACTGAAAAAGAAACTCGCATCCACGCCAGTGTTGATCTTTCCCGCAGAGAATAAAGATTTCACTATCTACAGTGACGCCTCTAAGGACAGTCtgggatgc gagaccgtcaagttaaaccaaGATCGAGACCCCGTACTGACCAAACATAAGGAGCAAGTCAGAGAAGGGAAGTCTCTGGATCATCAAATTGATGACAAGGGAATCTTGAGGATGAAAGGAAGACTGTGTGTGCCCGACAGcgataaccttcgccaagaGATAATGGCAGAGGCACACAAGTCGAAATTCTCAATCCATCcaggcagtaccaagatgtacagggACCTCAAGAATAGTTTCTAG
- the LOC142524451 gene encoding myb family transcription factor PHL8-like: protein MSPQNDQTKEMNLVLSSDAKPRLKWTQELHQRFIDAVDELGGTEKATPKSLMRAMGIHGLTLYHLKSHLQKYRLGRSQQLQNCHQIKQENHRETRRNDHLITGMICDGARQQTNENKQISETLQMQMEVQRKLHEQIEVQRHLQLRIEAQGKYLQTVLKKAQEALTGYSSCSIEVEYAKAQLSELVSMVEYSGCQSSSISFLTQSEGLNPRNASRKPLVHNRSSLESSVTSSESSDRMEGTHYKVENGKTNKGKRNSVELLLMEMHPTDKSGSPNECSSKKRSRTNTTEHDLLIDLNCKSLNSFDSGREAIDLNCQGSELFNE, encoded by the exons ATGTCTCCTCAAAATGATCAAACTAAAGAAATGAACTTGGTTCTATCAAGTGATGCGAAGCCGAGATTGAAATGGACTCAAGAATTACATCAACGGTTCATCGATGCTGTCGATGAGCTTGGTGGCACAGAGA AGGCTACACCAAAATCTTTGATGAGGGCGATGGGAATTCATGGACTCACTTTGTATCATCTCAAGAGCCATTTGCAG AAATACAGGCTCGGAAGAAGTCAGCAGTTACAGAATTGCCACCAAATCAAACAAGAAA atcatcgTGAAACTCGGAGAAATGATCATTTGATTACGGGCATGATTTGTGATGGTGCACGTCAGCAGACTAATGA aaataaGCAGATATCCGAGACTTTACAAATGCAAATGGAGGTGCAGAGGAAACTACATGAACAAATAGAG GTGCAAAGACATTTGCAGCTAAGAATCGAAGCGCAAGGGAAGTACCTACAAACGGTCCTAAAAAAGGCGCAAGAAGCGCTTACAGGATACAGTTCTTGTTCCATTGAAGTGGAGTACGCGAAAGCTCAACTTTCGGAACTAGTTTCAATGGTGGAGTACTCCGGTTGTCAAAGTTCCTCAATCTCATTCTTGACACAAAGCGAAGGCTTGAATCCAAGAAATGCTTCACGAAAACCATTAGTACATAATAGATCATCACTCGAAAGCTCGGTAACATCTTCCGAGAGCTCAGACAGGATGGAAGGAACACATTATAAGGTCGAAAATGGAAAAACTAATAAAGGGAAGAGAAATTCTGTCGAGCTTTTGCTAATGGAAATGCATCCAACAGATAAGAGTGGATCGCCAAATGAATGCAGCAGCAAGAAAAGGAGCAGAACCAATACGACTGAGCATGATCTGTTGATCGATTTGAATTGCAAATCTTTGAATAGTTTTGATTCTGGCAGAGAAGCCATAGACTTGAACTGCCAGGGGAGTGAACTCTTTAATGAATAA
- the LOC142523723 gene encoding uncharacterized protein LOC142523723 — protein sequence MEVVVPSLRVMKQNELEPELYTEAMIMELEDLDELRMKTFNALILQKSKVARSCNKCVNKKIFEEGDVVWKAILPLGSKDREFGKWSPNWEGPFKFHRVLDGNSYWLASLDGEPHRRCINGKYLKHYYPSS from the coding sequence ATGGAAGTGGTGGTTCCTTCGTTAAGAGTGATGAAGCAGAATGAATTAGAACCAGAGCTCTACACGGAAGCAATGATTATGGAACTAGAAGATTTGGATGAGTTGAGAATGAAAACGTTTAATGCTTTGATACTTCAGAAATCCAAGGTGGCTAGAAGTTGCAATAAGTGCgtgaataagaaaatattcgaGGAGGGAGACGTGGTTTGGAAGGCAATTCTACCCCTCGGATCTAAAGATCGGGAATTCGGTAAATGGTCGCCCAATTGGGAAGGACCGTTTAAATTTCATCGAGTGTTGGATGGAAATTCATACTGGTTGGCGAGTCTGGATGGTGAACCACACAGGAGGTGCATCAATGGCAAGTACTTGAAGCATTATTACCCCAGTAGTTGA